Proteins found in one Methylobacterium sp. CB376 genomic segment:
- a CDS encoding porin has translation MSRAIATLAAACFLAAPARALDLDLPRTPTPCLAEGPRFAALPGSGTCLRIGGRVAAEAGTAGGRGPAAREAARTGAGGRLDLDARTETEVGPARAFIRLRAGSPMR, from the coding sequence ATGAGCCGTGCGATCGCGACGCTGGCGGCGGCCTGCTTCCTCGCCGCACCGGCCCGGGCGCTCGACCTCGACCTGCCCCGCACGCCGACGCCCTGCCTCGCCGAAGGGCCCCGCTTCGCCGCGCTGCCGGGCAGCGGGACCTGCCTGCGGATCGGCGGTCGGGTCGCCGCCGAGGCCGGGACGGCCGGCGGGCGGGGTCCGGCCGCCCGCGAGGCCGCGCGCACCGGCGCGGGCGGGCGCCTCGACCTCGACGCCCGCACCGAGACGGAGGTCGGCCCGGCGCGGGCCTTCATTCGCCTGCGCGCCGGGTCCCCGATGCGCTGA